A stretch of DNA from Ranitomeya variabilis isolate aRanVar5 chromosome 1, aRanVar5.hap1, whole genome shotgun sequence:
tacttgcagtatcggaatgctcaacactactgaagaccctTTCAACAAAAATAGTCTGAAGTGGACCACCACCTATAATAATAGAGATGATTGCATGTTTTATCATCTATACAGCGAATAATAACTGGTAATTGTCAGGCAGTCATAATCTAATTGCCGCAATGGACCCTGGAAGATAATGAAGGGGTGTGCCCTtttaaagtgtattattttatacaTGGAGGTACGTCTTTGAAGGAAGCGTTAGAACCTAACAGCATCAAAAGTGTAATTACCAGTCATTAATAAGACATATTTAGTTAATACAAAAACATTATAGTCTGTGATAACCCATCTGTTTGTTCATTCAGATGCTCTTGAAAATACACGTTTCATAGTATTGGCACTGGTTACCTTCTAAGCTTGGCATCCTATAACAAAGCCACTATTAATTCAGGACGAGCTATCCAACTAGTATGTAATTTCCTTTTTATCTTTACTCTTTTGAGAACTTGCTCAATTTAAAAtgatataaagggaatctgtcagcaagattaaACTGCCCCCCACCACTTCTTCTTTTTATCAGCATACTGAGCATGTATAACATGTTTGAAATATAACTCAATCTTTTTATCTTCTAACAGTTTCTGCACTCCCAAGAAATCAGCATTTCCATTCAAATGCAAATGAGGTGTTAAGTGCTCTGGGCATGACAGAGCACTTCCAGAGCCTCTGCCTCCCAAAACTTTTTCCCTCCGTAGCACCATTTGCATATGAATTCAATTGATTTCCCGTGAATGCAGTAACAAAAAGAAGATATATAAGTGTCAATAGATGTACTGTAGCTTTCAGAGACCTACATGCTCATATATGTGGGTTTTGGGGGTGGTAGGGTTTGACCTTActgactaaggccggtttcacacttgcgtttggagcagctgcagagggctgcggacttcctccgtgaagccccgccctccgccgctagctccgcctacttctgcatgcggccggcatgcggcctgtgtacctatatttaacattaggtacgcaggtcgtgccgcagtatgcggaggctgaagcatgcgtcgttttgacgctgcggcgaccagcgtaggacgcagcctgtagcatttttttttttatctgcagcgtcaaaacgacgcatgcggcagcctctgcATACAGCcgaacgacctgcgtacctaatgttaaatataggcacacaggccgcatgccggccgcatgcagaagtagggggAGCTAgctgcggagggcggggcttcacggaggaagtccgcagccctccgcagctgctccaaacgcaagtgtgaaaccggcctaattccCTTCAACCTTTCTCATACCTTATAATTCGCTTTAAAATCATATGGAAACTTTGATATTTACTACCATCCATAACAAAAATCAGGTTTTTTTGTCCCTTAACATGTAACTATTACTGCTACTGCTCTTTCTATCTATGCAAACACAAGCTAGCTCTACATTAAAAAATGTCTAATTATGACTAGTTAAACACTGTAAAATGTTAGTTCTTGCATGACACCAAATGCTACCATGTAGAGTTGTGAGATGTCTCAATGCTTGCTGAGATCTCACAACTTAGGAGTTAAGACCTGACTCCTGCTTGAGAGTTGGGTCCTTTAAAGTGACGCTGTGAAAAGTAGCCTGATTTTGCACTAGCCACTCCTGctgctcacagggtaattatgcagagcagcctaaaaacAACCCCTAGAGAATCCTACGAGCCATGCCCCCTTGGTGAAGGCACACAAAATAATAACAacaatatctctggaaccgtatttttttacaaaatagaatactcaggagagcagtgggaataaaCAACGAGCAAAACTGGCTGCATTTGTCTTGGAGCCAGGTCttctttaaagaggtattcccatcccgTACACTTGTGGCATATCCACAAGATATGTCAAAATATAGATGTGGATCCTACCAATATGACCTTCATGTATACCGAGAAAAGAGCTGTATTGTACACCGCAGTCTGTGGAAAATGTatcaacatttttatttatttgtatggGAATTCTTACCAGCTCTTGACAGAATACAGTGAGCGATGTAGGCCCATTCTCAAGACATATTTGGCTCCCATATATTGTGGCTATGCTATAAATGCATGAAATGATAATACCCCTTCTCTTCATTTTTTTTGCTGTTATATTTGCTAAGTTATATATTGACATCTTTTTAGTTTAGGGATATTTAGTGTTTGCCTAAATTAAAAGGGCAGTTACACGACAATGATACGTACACTATACGAAACTGGAAataattaaggctatgtgcacacgttgcggaatggggtgcagaattttccgcacaaaatcctcatctcttggcagaaaccgcaggtgcggaattaatgcggattttctgcagtttttaccactgcggatttctataatggaagggtgcagaaacgctgcagttccgcacaaaagaagtgacatgcacttcttttcaatACACAGCGGAAtcagtgcagatttttccgcaccatcagcacagctttttttttcccctattgatttacattgtactataaatcactgtgcggaactgcagcgtttctgcgcggaaaaatccgctgcggacaaattccgcatcgtgtgcacatagcctatgactCAGGTTCACATGTTAAAATGATTAGTCCAAGTCAGCTCATTAACTATATGATACAGAGCTAAGATTAACAAGAGGATCCTCAAAATAACATGCGTGGACCAATCTTTTCTTTAAAGAAATTGTTCCAAAAGCAAAATGTATCACATAGCCACAGGTTAGATTATAATGTATGATGACTGAGGGGGTATCTGCTGAAACCCCCAACTGATCCCAAAATCGGAGAGCCCAAAGTTTTGTATGTAAGTAacacagtactgagcatgtgcaatGACCACTTCAATAAATAGAGCAGTGGCCGCACATACTAATACCTTATTGCTGTAGGGGACTTTGGAACCCCTATTTCTGCGATTATTGGGGACTCCAGAGGTCATTCCTTTAGTATTATTGCACTTATCACCTATCTTATGCATACACTACGTGATATATGCTTATAGAACATCACCTTTAAGAATAAATCTAAACAAAAGGAAGCAAAGGAGGAATAACAGTGAAAAGATCAAACTACCCATCCAATCTTACTGCGGCTACTGGAAATAATCTCAGTTTCTCATGCAGCAGAACTAGTAATCCCACAATTGTAGtggtccagtaacatcagctgccaaAACAGAGTAATGGATAAAATCAGAAACATCCACCATCTTCTGTATAAACAGTGGAATTTGCCGAGATGTTATGAACTAGTGCATATGATGAACATTTCAGGATGGTGATTAATTTATTTTGCAACATTTTATTAATACtcaatgctttttttttaaattcaagcaGACACAATTGTGTAGAGGGAGCTAGAATGCACAGTCACTAAGAAACGCGGACAGATTATGGGTGCACTTGACTCCTTAAAAGCTAATTACATTGTGTGACCTATAATTAGAAGACTGAACCTGAAGACTTCTCAATGTTCGTCAAACATTAGCATAAGACTGATAAATGCTTGCTTGTGGACCAACACAACTAGATAACTAGAGACAACACGCAGGGCTGAAAGTAATACAGCTTTTGTATTAGaagcagaaaaaaaggaaaaaacttaATTCTTAGACTTAAATTTTCATTATCTCAAAATATTTTGAAATTATTAATATAGTGAGAAATGAGAATGCGTTCTATCCCTCCTTCATTTTCCATTAATCCTATTATAAAATAATCCTCATTTCATGTCATATTACATGTATTGAGGGTTATTTTGTACAAACACTATTTAATAGTGAAATTATGAGCAGTGGATGAAAGGTATGAACTCTGTCAAAGAGGTTGCTGAATCATTAATATATGATGGGACATGCAGTTACAATATGAATGCACAAACTTTACTAATGTGTAAACCTGACACCACAGGATCAATgacataacattttcattttttcttgtATATTCTACCTCTGCACTTCAAGATCAAAGGCATAGTTTACTATCTTGTTAGACTCTTTCTCAAGACCCAGCATCAAACAGATGCTATGTTATTTTATAATAAGTTGTGATAATACTGGTATGACTGACTTGACCATGGCCAAGTTTTCCAAATAATTAGCAATATTACTGCTTATTAAAACCACAACACAGTAAAAGTCAATTGTATAGAAAATGATAAACATTTTTAATAAACTCATATTAGGGATTCAGTTCTACACAGTTTAAGATCCAAAGCTATATAATGCACCTAAATGTCATATAGTCAGATCTGGATGTTTGAAGTCCATTGATAAACATTGTTCATGCTGCTTTGTAGGCTTGTAAGATACAGATGTTGAGTCAGAAGATGTGAAGCAGTAGGAGGAAGCAAGAAGAGATCCACCAAGGATGAGAAAAAAACCTCCAAACCAACCCATGAAGAGTGCTTCACCAAACTCCCATCTTGGGACAATATCTGGAATAGACTCATCCCAAAACTCCTGTACAGTGTCATAAGCCACCCAGGAAACTGGAGCTAAGGCACTTAGTCCAGAAGTCCAAAGCATGATGCCTCCAAGAAGTAAGAGTCGATTCTTCAGCTCCTGATTTCCTGCTGCAAATTTCACACACTCTAAACCAGGGCTGGAGATAACAAGTCCAAGCATCCCAGAGCCATTGGATAGGCACATTAAAATCCTTGAAATCCTGAGCTCCGAAGAAAGAGCCAAGAAAGAATCAAAGTCCTTGCATTGCATTCCTCCTTCCTCTTGAACAACGCAAGTCTGCCACAGTCCCATTGTCCAGTTTTCTAATTCATTTAAATCTAGATTCAAGTTTTTCCAGAGAGGCACATACGTAGTAACACAGGACAGAATCCATCCTGTCAAGGACAACAAAGTCCCTCCAAATTGTATGTAAGTTCTTTTGGCCAATGCCATAGTTTTTAGTTATTCTTTGAAAGTATTGTTGTACACCCCAGCAGCAATCTGCTATCTTGCAGTGGATAGTGAACTAATAATCTTGGCTTCTAGCTACAGGGTATATAAGCTTTAGACTTTAACCCATGAGTGACCTTGAAACAAGGTTTCGTTCTTTCATAAGATAGGGTTTCATATAGATGGGGCAGGAATTCCTGGCAGCTAGGAGTTAAGTTTATGATAAGCATTTGATCTGTTACCTTTCAATTTGCTGAGTAAAATTATATCCCGATGCCTGATGATTACAAGCCAGTGGGTGAACAAAGAAAGCTCTATGACCCCTCACCCTAAAACACAACAGTAATCATTGTGCTTCAATATGGATTAATTAGATTTTAAAGGGTGATAAAAGCCTCCTCTGTGTCTAACAGGACTTCATTGTAGTACATGTACCTGACAATCAGGCAGGTAGAAATAAGCCGAGCATAAAAATGGATCTTCAATGGAAAGTTTTTGTGCATCAATTGAGAACATTTTTAAACTTTTACTAAATGAAATGGTTTGCATGTTTCCTTAATGAAGACTATTGTATTTGGGCTGAGTTTATTACAAAAGTTGAGGAAAAAAATAGTAAGAAAGGACTCACACAGACCTCTATTCATAGCAAGGTGACACATATTAGCTGCTCAGAAATTAGTTGACACTCTAATTAGAACAATAATGGGAACATTAGAATACGTTCTTGGGAGCAGTCCACGTTACGTCTGTGATCTGTATATTTCACATTTATTGTATGAGAACTTCCCAATATATATTTGCCAATGCACTAAGATATTTATGCTTAACATGATTCTGTTGCATTTTTAAACGTTTGCTGATCATAGTTTCAAATGGGTTATGAGGTTGAACATACCTTTGGATATAATGACATTTGTTatcataataaaaaaatataataaaataagtgAAATAATTTTGTTATTTTAAATATAGTAATTACATAAAGGTAAattctgcatttttttcttttttattgatttAGTGATAGCAGTACTAAATACTACATAACTCTGAAGCAAGTTTTGATCTTCCTATGATGCATTTATGTCTATAGAACattgttaggtccagaaatatttgaagagcgacacaagttttggcattatAGCTGTTTACCAAAATATATTCAAGATAATATGGGCCTAAAGTGCAGacactcagctttaatttgagggtattcacttcTTAATTTGAGTAAGGGTTTAGGAGAATTACAGCTCTCTAATATGTAGCTTCCTTTTTTTAAAGAAACCAGTCCagtccagtccagagcctctcatctagccaaatcagttctcaggctttgcactgacgagggccaacagcccgaaacactgtgtctgcgaattaagatactgatttggcttttatcctaagtcatattgcacgactcattaaagggttgattgtgacttgtaggatcgctacttccaacaggtggcgctatagagtttaagtcctctttttctcagaagaggcaatttgcatatttaatttcccagaggagcattgcacggcgaataagcctccttaccttgacaagccagctggtaagcATGACATGAAAgcattccaaccaccattatataccagtaATCCCGCCCCAGCAATTGACTCACAGCCAATAGGACGGTTCAATACAAACAAAACAGATATAAATTGCACCAAAACCATAACAATACAGTTAAAAATTTATAACCTATACATAGCCcaccacatgtaatcaccccccgcAGAGTTACAACCCCCCTGATCGTTCTTTTAATACACACTGTCTCCAAAAAAGCCAAATATAAACTCTCCACGTTCTATTTGTATACACCGGCGATCGCACCAATCCATTTAATGCGTCCACCCCTGTCATAGTAACGGGGCATGTCCATGTTTACGCCGGTCCAATCGCATCAGCAGGAGTCCCGTACAGCAGATAGACGTCATATCCCCGGCATGCAACGTTCTCTCCAGCAGCCGCTCTTTAAagcgcatgtccgtgacgtcatcTTCCCTTCACTCCTCTGTGCGCAGGTCACAATTCAGGATTCCACACCCTTCCAGCGCCGGAAAACACAGCGCAACAGCGCATATTACATGGAGATCTCCTCCAATGGCATCTCAAGTTCCCAGATGTATACAGAAATTGGTCTAACCCATAATCCAGGAGCTTCACAATATTTCACCATTTCAGGTCCATAGGCAGGGAACAAACTCAACCACATCTCATGGACCTGAAATGAGAAATCACATGTACAGGGAGAAACCAACATAGAaatctatgcaatgaataaaggttTAAAGGGACATGCATTACCATAGAATTATTGTGCATAAACATATTCCAATGGAGATACATATATATAGTTAATCATAAACCATCAATAACATCATTATCTCTATATAGAGTCATCCATGGAAAAATTAAATGCATAATGTCCCCAATGGAGGGTAATTTCATAATACGGGGGCCATTCCAATATATATCATAAAACACTATATAACAGAAGTTAAAAACAAAATTACACCAGCGAGAAGCTACAGTAGAGCACCAGAGCGTTTACAGAAGACAACCCTGTGGATAGTCGATATTTAAACCCCTAGGAGAGAGTGTATCCAACTCGTATATCCACTTCAGCTCTTTTCTTTTAAGCAGAGA
This window harbors:
- the LOC143783507 gene encoding claudin-24-like, with translation MALAKRTYIQFGGTLLSLTGWILSCVTTYVPLWKNLNLDLNELENWTMGLWQTCVVQEEGGMQCKDFDSFLALSSELRISRILMCLSNGSGMLGLVISSPGLECVKFAAGNQELKNRLLLLGGIMLWTSGLSALAPVSWVAYDTVQEFWDESIPDIVPRWEFGEALFMGWFGGFFLILGGSLLASSYCFTSSDSTSVSYKPTKQHEQCLSMDFKHPDLTI